In the genome of Thunnus maccoyii chromosome 15, fThuMac1.1, whole genome shotgun sequence, one region contains:
- the LOC121913671 gene encoding adhesion G protein-coupled receptor B1-like — translation MAWSALSGPCVALVLLFFGLTSCTPSGPASATCATLEQSRFFGVFSSTTTLPSTPCSWTLQNPDPRRYTVYMKITKPTDSCMPRQIRTFQFDSFIETSRTYLGMESFDEVVRLCDASTTVTYLESSKQFLQIRKVAPRNALEIVEGENDISEFKAEFLVVGKRNPSMPACQMLCQWLEKCLSSSTHDYPCGIMNTPCQCWEVPKRKPGSCYRGGVYVEKCLPVPRDNGRDAEIIKGWAGWGRWSVCSQECGGGVQVRSRSCQPEDGVCEGTVEEGRACNPQQCIGKERNRSQGLRAIIGLKRDNVDDSNHGVVATQTDAKTEEWSTWSSCSVSCGEGWQSRTRICATSSFTTQCIGPLRENRPCNNTVVCPVDGAWDEWTPWSLCSSTCGRGYRDRTRTCKLPKNGGEPCRGPTRQTKFCNIAVCPVDGSWNEWSAWSACSASCSNGTIQRTRECNGPSYGGSECHGSWKESANCFLKECPVDGRWHPWSSWGSCSKTCGGGIQQRQRVCEGPFFDGTPCPGEKGEQRRCNEKRCPEPHEICPEQNTGDVVWKQTPAGDMAAITCPADASGLILRRCTLDAIGLAFWESPTHIKCVSKNYENIQMLSRDYISKAQMGQSVDGVAEVISRLRFSSDEGAKYSGDLLAVMEILKNTTELYKGTRLRLSNADVENYVQTISNLLKEEHRDKWEEAQLMGANIKEFLRLVEDFVNMIGMQMSGFQDIYEVTENLVLSIHKRPTTTSSNFTFPVKGWRGMLDWVRTSEEKISVSRDALSIEQTDGNDAFVTGIVLYRNLASILSFQSNTTLINSKVVTVIVKPTPALLSSPVEIEFPHLHNGTMNETCLSWDESETSSLLGSWSARSCRAVPVHSFRTKCVCDSLSTFAILARVNFDSIMDKALLPSVTLIVGCGVSSLTLLLLIIIYVSVWKYIRSERSVILINFCLSIICSNALILVGQTQARNKVVCTLVAAFLHFFFLSSFCWVLTEAWQSYMAVTGRLRNRIIRKRFLCLGWGLPALVVAVSVGFTKAQGYGTVNYCWLSLEGGLLYSFVGPAAAVVLVNMVIGILVFNKLVSKDGITDVKLKERAGASLWSSCVVLPLLALTWMSAVLAITDRRSALFQILFAVFDSLEGFIIVMVHCILRREVQEAVKCRVVDRKDDGNGDSGSSLHNGHTQLMQSDNEKDGDSSRQGMKSSSEEKMPPPQLPLPMGSNFHTLPSNPTKSHMQAVPEYSSHTLTLKREKSRLAGGVDPTCGKPVYVCEGELFKQLDADLARVQAEGSVSNGSGYVLMPNTTSTLRSKPKDDPTKYNISVEQLPQARLMHLSGPFAEPQAAFGMKSIPPDQISVSYSERDSPIQNIHNMSSESHITHSSLENTFESMNSMMSKSETISTLSMSSLERQKSRYAELDFEKIMHTKKRHQNMFQDLNRKLHHAEKDRESPASDSKSVRWSVSSGGSDKTNHSDKQQGPLERPWEGVRGLPQSPPAWVRKDLEPLAASPLELHSVEWEKSSTTIPLVGQDIIDLQTEV, via the exons ATGGCGTGGTCAGCTCTCTCCGGCCCCTGTGTGGCCCTTGTCCTGCTCTTCTTCGGTTTGACCTCCTGCACTCCCTCCGGCCCGGCCTCCGCCACCTGCGCCACCCTGGAGCAGAGCCGCTTCTTTGGTGTATTCTCCTCCACAACGACCCTGCCCTCCACACCGTGCTCCTGGACCCTGCAGAACCCTGATCCCCGCCGCTACACTGTCTACATGAAAATCACCAAGCCCACCGACTCCTGCATGCCCCGCCAGATCAGGACCTTCCAGTTCGACTCCTTCATTGAGACTTCTCGCACCTACCTGGGTATGGAGAGCTTCGATGAGGTGGTCAGGCTGTGCGACGCATCAACCACTGTCACCTACCTGGAGTCCAGCAAGCAGTTCCTACAGATCCGCAAGGTGGCCCCAAGAAATGCCCTGGAGATTGTTGAGGGGGAGAACGACATCAGTGAGTTCAAGGCTGAGTTTCTGGTTGTGGGGAAGAGGAACCCAAGCATGCCTGCCTGCCAGATGCTGTGCCAGTGGCTGGAGAAGTGCCTGTCCAGTAGCACCCATGATTATCCCTGTGGTATCATGAACACCCCTTGCCAGTGCTGGGAGGTCCCCAAGAGGAAGCCAGGGAGCTGCTACAGGGGTGGTGTCTACGTTGAGAAATGCCTTCCAGTTCCCAGAGACAACGGACGCGATGCTGAGATTATCA AGGGCTGGGCTGGTTGGGGACGCTGGTCAGTATGCAGCCAAGAATGTGGTGGCGGAGTCCAGGTGCGCAGCCGAAGCTGTCAGCCAgaggatggtgtgtgtgagGGAACAGTTGAAGAAGGGCGGGCTTGCAACCCTCAGCAGTGCATTG GCAAAGAGCGCAACAGAAGCCAGGGTCTGCGGGCCATCATTGGTTTGAAGAGAGACAACGTTGATGATTCTAACCATGGGGTCGTTGCAACCCAGACAG ATGCGAAGACAGAAGAGTGGTCCACCTGGAGTTCATGTTCAGTCAGCTGTGGGGAGGGCTGGCAGAGCCGCACCCGCATCTGTGCAACTTCCTCCTTCACCACCCAGTGCATTGGACCCCTGCGTGAGAATCGGCCCTGCAACAACACAGTCGTCTGCCCCG TGGATGGTGCTTGGGATGAGTGGACACCCTGGAGCTTGTGCTCATCCACATGTGGTCGTGGTTACCGTGACCGTACCCGCACATGCAAGCTGCCCAAGAATGGAGGAGAGCCTTGCCGGGGACCTACTAGACAAACCAAGTTCTGCAACATCGCTGTCTGCCCAG TGGATGGATCCTGGAACGAGTGGTCTGCCTGGAGCGCATGCTCTGCTTCTTGCTCCAACGGTACCATACAGAGAACACGGGAATGCAATGGCCCTTCCTACGGAGGCTCTGAGTGCCACGGCAGCTGGAAAGAGTCAGCCAACTGCTTCCTGAAAGAGTGTCctg TTGATGGACGCTGGCATCCATGGAGCTCATGGGGTAGCTGCAGCAAGACTTGCGGTGGAGGCATccagcagaggcagagagtcTGTGAAGGGCCTTTCTTTGATGGCACACCTTGCCCCGGTGAAAAGGGAGAGCAGAGGCGTTGCAATGAGAAGAGATGTCCTG AGCCCCATGAGATCTGCCCAGAGCAGAACACTGGAGATGTTGTGTGGAAGCAAACCCCCGCTGGAGACATGGCTGCAATCACCTGCCCTGCTGATGCCTCAG GTCTGATTCTTCGTCGGTGCACCCTTGATGCTATAGGTCTTGCCTTCTGGGAGAGCCCAACTCACATCAAGTGTGTCTCCAAGAACTATGAGAACATTCAGATGCTG TCGAGGGACTACATCTCCAAAGCACAGATGGGGCAGAGCGTGGATGGGGTCGCTGAGGTGATTTCACGGCTGAGATTCTCCTCCGATGAAGGGGCCAAGTACAGCGGCGACCTCTTGGCTGTCATGGAAATCCTGAAGAACACCACTGAACTGTACAAGGGAACCAGGCTGAGACTGAGCAACGCTGATGTAGAG AACTACGTCCAGACCATCAGCAACTTACTGAAGGAGGAACATCGTGACAAATGGGAAGAGGCACAGCTG ATGGGTGCCAACATTAAGGAGTTTCTCCGCCTTGTTGAGGACTTTGTGAACATGATCGGCATGCAAATGAGCGGCTTTCAGGACATTTATGAAGTCACCGAGAATTTAG TGCTGAGCATCCATAAGCGCCCAACAACCACAAGCTCCAACTTCACCTTCCCTGTGAAGGGCTGGAGGGGCATGCTGGACTGGGTCAGGACCTCTGAGGAGAAGATCTCAGTGTCCCGTGATGCTCTGTCCATTGAGCAGACTG ATGGCAATGATGCTTTTGTGACCGGCATTGTCCTCTACAGAAACCTTGCTTCTATTCTGTCCTTCCAGAG cAACACCACCCTGATCAACTCAAAGGTGGTGACAGTGATCGTCAAGCCCACCCCAGCTCTCCTCTCATCCCCCGTTGAGATCGAATTCCCCCATCTCCACAAC GGCACCATGAATGAGACATGCCTCTCATGGGACGAGAGTGAAAC TTCCTCTCTGCTTGGGTCTTGGTCTGCTCGGAGCTGCAGAGCGGTCCCCGTTCATTCATTCAGAACCAAATGCGTGTGTGACAGCCTCTCCACCTTCGCCATTTTAGCGCGCGTCAACTTCGACTCG ATCATGGACAAGGCACTGCTCCCATCCGTGACTCTCATAGTTGGCTGTGGGGTCTCCTCTCTCACCCTGctgctcctcatcatcatctacGTCTCCGTGTGGAA GTACATCCGCTCCGAGCGCTCCGTTATTCTCATCAACTTCTGCCTCTCCATTATATGCTCCAATGCCCTCATTCTCGTCGGACAAACTCAGGCTCGCAACAAG GTGGTGTGCACTCTCGTAGCTGCTTTCCTGcacttctttttcctctcctctttctgctgGGTGCTGACAGAAGCTTGGCAGTCCTACATGGCTGTCACTGGTCGTCTGCGCAATCGCATCATCCGCAAGCGCTTCTTGTGCTTGGGCTGGG GCCTTCCTGCATTGGTGGTGGCTGTGTCTGTGGGTTTCACTAAAGCTCAGGGATATGGCACTGTCAACTA CTGCTGGCTGTCTCTTGAGGGCGGACTCCTCTACTCCTTTGTTGGCCCTGCCGCAGCTGTTGTTTTG GTGAATATGGTCATTGGTATTCTGGTCTTCAACAAGCTGGTATCCAAGGACGGCATCACCGACGTGAAGCTGAAGGAGAGAGCCGG GGCATCACTTTGGAGCTCCTGCGTGGTTCTGCCTCTCTTGGCCCTCACCTGGATGTCTGCTGTGCTAGCCATCACCGACCGCCGCTCTGCCCTCTTCCAGATCCTCTTTGCTGTCTTTGACTCTCTGGAGGGTTTCATCATTGTCATGGTCCACTGTATCCTGCGTAGAGAG GTTCAAGAAGCTGTAAAGTGCAGAGTAGTCGACCGCAAGGACGACGGCAATGGAGACTCTGGCAGTTCCCTTCACAATGGCCACACCCAGCTTATG CAGTCTGATAACGAAAAGGATGGAGATTCAAGCAGACAAG GAATGAAGAGCTCCTCCGAAGAGAAGATGCCTCCTCCTCAGCTGCCTCTTCCCATGGGCTCCAACTTCCACACCCTGCCATCCAACCCCACTAAGAGCCACATGCAGGCAGTTCCCGAATATTCCAGCCACACCCTCACcttgaagagagagaagagccgTCTGGCGGGTGGAGTCGACCCAACCTGTGGGAAACCCGTGTATGTGTGCGAGGGAGAGCTCTTCAAACAGCTGGACGCCGATCTTGCTCGGGTTCAGGCTGAAGGTAGCGTCTCCAACGGAAGCGGTTACGTGCTCATGCCCAACACCACCTCCACCCTGAGGTCCAAGCCCAAAGATGACCCGACAAAATACAACATCAGCGTGGAGCAGCTGCCACAGGCCAGACTCATGCACCTCAGCGGGCCATTTGCCGAGCCACAGGCCGCCTTCGGGATGAAGTCGATCCCCCCTGATCAGATCAGCGTGTCATATTCAGAGAGGGACTCGCCCATCCAGAATATCCACAACATGTCAAGTGAGTCTCACATCACCCACAGCAGCCTGGAGAACACCTTCGAGTCCATGAACTCCATGATGTCCAAGAGTGAGACGATCTCCACGCTGTCCATGAGCTCCCTGGAG AGACAGAAATCCCGTTATGCTGAGTTGGACTTTGAG AAAATCATGCACACAAAGAAGCGCCACCAGAACATGTTCCAGGActtaaacaggaagttacatcatgctgagaaagacagagagtcaCCCGCTTCTGACAGCAAG TCTGTGAGATGGAGTGTGTCATCAGGAGGAAGTGACAAAACGAACCACAGC GACAAACAGCAGGGTCCTCTTGAGAGGCCATGGGAGGGAGTCCGGGGACTACCGCAGTCCCCCCCTGCATGGGTGCGCAAAGACCTGGAGCCCCTAGCTGCCTCACCTCTGGAGCTGCACTCTGTGGAATGGGAGAAGTCCAGCACCACCATCCCTCTGGTGGGGCAGGACATCATCGACCTGCAGACAGAggtctga